In Nicotiana tabacum cultivar K326 chromosome 17, ASM71507v2, whole genome shotgun sequence, one DNA window encodes the following:
- the LOC142171943 gene encoding uncharacterized protein LOC142171943 has protein sequence MGLNMAINLNVHELLVMGDSDLLIRQAQGDWETRDIKLIPYRQCVEDLSKRFKSIEFRYIPRFHNELADALATLASMLPYPGNTHIDPLEIQIRDQHGYCNTIEAEPDGEPWYRDIKQFLKTREYPEHANRDQKRTVRRLSNGFFLSGEILYKRTLDLNLLRCVDAKEAEIIMNEVHSGVCGPHMNGYVLAKKILRAGYYWLTMEQDCFRFVRKCHQCQIHRIEDTEWVKSRLEQLNLIDEKRLAAVFLQSTDWMRKNKIPSLAK, from the exons atgggtcTGAACATGGCAATAAACCTAAATGTGCATGAATTGTTAgtgatgggagattcagatttgcttattcGGCAGGCTCAAGGTgattgggagactcgagacatcaagctcattccatatagacaatgtgtggaggatcttagcaaaaggttcaagtccatcgaattcaggtacattcccaggtttcacaatgaattagctgatgccttggccaccctagcctcaatgcttccatatccgggtaatactcacattgacccattagaaattcaaattcgggatcaacatggttattgcaatacaattgaagcagaaccagatggtgaaccatggtatcgtGATATTAAACAGTTTCTAAAAACAAGAGAATATCCGGAACATGCTaatagggatcaaaagagaactgtTAGGCGACTCTCtaatggtttctttttgagtggggaaatcctatacaaaagaactctggatttgaatttgttgagatgtgtGGATGCCAAAGAAGCTGAAATAATTATGAATGAGGTGCATTCGGGAGTttgtggcccgcacatgaatggatatgttctagcaaagaaaatccttcgggcaggatattattggcttactatggaacAAGATTGCTTtcgttttgttcgcaagtgccaCCAGTGTCAGATTCACA GGATTGAGGACACTGAATGGGTGAAGtcccgattggaacagttgaatttgattgatgaaaagcgtttGGCGGCA GTTTTTCTGCAAAGCACGGATTGGATGCGCAAAAATAAGATTCCATCTCTTGCCAAATGA
- the LOC142171942 gene encoding uncharacterized protein LOC142171942 codes for MSTVQNTPFTVVDEAPLQLQMWWYDLGEDGQKWVTKHLGALTDIMKIKPRDDLIEALVTFWDPVHNVFRFSDFELTPTLEEIAGYSGFGRDLRKQELIFPRDLSVHRFFDLLNISKQIRKTNVVEGCCSFYFLYSRFGQPNGFEMHEKGLNNKQNKDTWQIHRRFAFIMAFLGIMVFPNEKRTIDTRIARVVQVLTTKEHHTLAPIILSDIYRALTLCKSGAKFFEGCNILLQMWLIEHLRHHPKFMSYGPNKDNSIESYEERVKDYNSPEGVEAWISHLRSLNASQIEWTLGWLPLREVIHMSALKSYLLLLGLRSVQPYAPHRVLRQLGRYQVVPKDEDLSVQVIELHPEAPLPEALIQQIWNGCRYLKYDTQVPDPARGEVDPGYAIWFGKRSHVDDVPKPKRPTKRPHVQAFDDKIQERLAWGEREKGYKTTIHVLEERLRNLNFEKDLQEQEAEGEKKSLICKNEALRVQLQQMKKAFEVPTEKSLDKANEKIVQLNEKAESSKDRQVTQFEEKRAQFEREKAHWVRSEAQLHAQLEEMRRYNREYQHADFDREMAQARLEQARLRAQLESALDREGHIREIATTRQQQLQDRDQNFQYFKEQVHNLAVYTAQILSEFGKSFSM; via the exons atgagcactgTCCAGAATACACCGTTTACCGTTGTAGACGAGGCTCCACTtcagcttcagatgtggtggtatgatttaggagaagatggtcagaaatgggtcaccAAGCACCTGGGAGccctcacagatattatgaaaattAAACCACGGGACGATTTGATTGAggcactagtgactttttgggaccctgttcacaatgtttttcgcttctccgattttgagctaactcccactttagaagagatagctggatattcTGGGTTTGGTAGGGATTTGAGAAAACAGGAGCTCATATTCCCGAGGGATCTTTCTGTACATCGATTCTTcgatcttctgaacatcagtaagcAAATCAGAAAGACCAACGTAGtcgaagggtgttgttctttctacttccTGTACTCTAGGTTCGGGCAGCCAAATGGgtttgaaatgcatgaaaagggccttaacAACAAGCAGAACAAAGACACATGGCAGATTCatcgtcgcttcgccttcataaTGGCGTTTCTGGGAATTATGGTCTTCCCAAACGAGAAGCGGACCATTGATACCCGCATAGCCAGGGttgtacaggtcctcactaccaaagaacatcacactcttgccccgatcattttatcagacatttatcgggcgttgactttgtgcaagtccggggcaaaattcttcgaagggtgcaatattttgttacaaatgtggttgattgagcatctccgacatcaccccaagttcatgagcTATGGTCCGAACAAGGACAATTCCATTGAGAGTTACgaagaaagagtaaaagattacaactctccagaaggggtggaagcctggatatcccacCTAAGATCTTTAAatgcaagtcaaattgagtggactttgggatggctcccgctaagagaggtgatacacatgtcggCCCTAAAAAGTTATTTGCTGTTGTTGGGTTTGAGAAgtgtccagccgtatgcgccacacagagttctaagacagctaggaAGGTACCAAGTAGTACCTaaggatgaagatttgagtgtgcaagttattgagctacaccccgaagcccCACTCCCCGAAGCTTTAATCCAGcaaatttggaatggttgtcgctACTTGAAATATGATACTCAGGTGCCAGATCCTGCGAGAGGTGAGGTAGATCCGGGTTATGCTATATGGTTTGGGAAGAGGTCTCACGTGGATGATGTGCCAAAGCCCAAAAGGCCCACAAAAAGgccgcatgttcaagcctttgatgataaaatccaagaacggttggcttggGGTGAACGGGAAAAGGGATACAAAACAACTATTCATGTCTTAGAAGAAAGGCTGAGAAACCTCAATTTTGAGAAAGacttgcaagaacaagaagccgaaggggaaaagaagagtctgatctGCAAAAATGAAGCCCTTCGTGTTCAacttcaacagatgaagaaagcctttgaagtgcca ACTGAAAAGTCATTGGACAAAGCCAATGAAAAGATCGTACAGCTAAATGAGAAGGCCGAATCAAGTAAGGATCGCCAAGTAACACAATTTGAAGAAAAGAGGGCTCAATTCGAGAGAGAGAAGGCCCATTGGGTACGTTCAGAAGCTCAGctccatgcacaattggaagaaatgagaaggtacaatagagaataCCAGCATGCAGATTTTGATAGGGAGATGGCTCAGGCGAGACTCGAGCAGGCTAGACTTCGGGCTCAGTTGGAATCAGCCTTAGATCGTGAGGGCCACATAAGGGagatagccaccactcgccagcagcagttACAAGATCGAGACCAAAATTTCCagtacttcaaagagcaagttcATAATTTGGCTGTTTACACCGCTCAga TCTTGTCAGAGTTTGGTAAGTCATTTTCAATGTAA